In Candidatus Kryptoniota bacterium, the sequence GTGCCGGATGCAGTTGAAATATACCGAAAAGTGTTGGCAAAGCAACCCGACCACAGCGTGGTTGTAGAGACGGAAGGCTTTTTGACAAACTTGGCGAATCTACTGAAGTCCGGGCGGGACCAATACTCGCCTCTCTCAGGGAGAGAATTGATCAAGAGAAAGGTGAAACTGTTGGTCAGCATGGCGGGGAAATTTCCGTCAGGGAAAGAATACAACTTATCGACCGATAGCGAATCATCGAAGATAGTGTTTAACAATTGGCCAACCCCAGTTGTGTTTGACGGTTTTGAGATTGGCGTTGAGATTAAAACGGGCTTACCCTTGACAAAGGATGACAGAA encodes:
- a CDS encoding nucleoside hydrolase, coding for VPDAVEIYRKVLAKQPDHSVVVETEGFLTNLANLLKSGRDQYSPLSGRELIKRKVKLLVSMAGKFPSGKEYNLSTDSESSKIVFNNWPTPVVFDGFEIGVEIKTGLPLTKDDRIKNDPVKDVFSICIPKSPEDSLGRMSWDEVAALVAVKGYRPLFNLRSGKIIIHDDGSNGWDYKGHGQYYLTPRASAKEVQEIINKLMMHQPN